Part of the Triticum aestivum cultivar Chinese Spring chromosome 4D, IWGSC CS RefSeq v2.1, whole genome shotgun sequence genome is shown below.
GTGGTCATGTCCATCCACCAGCCGAGCTATCGCATCCTCGGCCTCCTCGACCGCCTCCTGTTCCTGTCCCGCGGCCAGACTGTGTACTACGGCCCTCCTGGTTCGCTGTCGTCCTTCTTCTCGGACTTCGGCAAGCCCATCCATGACAACGAGAACCCGACCGAGTTCGCGCTCGACCTCGTCAGGGAGCTCGAGACCATGCCGAACGGGGCCTGCGACCTCGTAGAGCACAACAAGTCATGGCAGAAGCGCATGGGCCCGAAGATGAAACACGCCGATGACGGGAACGGCGGGAAGCCATCGCTCTCTCTTCAGGAGGCCATCAGCGCCAGCATCTCTCGCGGGAAGCTCGTGTCCGGTGAGACCGACGGCAATGTCACGGTGCCCTCGCCGTCGTCCGCCCCGGCGTCCGCGGTGGCCAAGTTCGCGAACCCGTTCTGGATCGAGATGGGGGTGCTGACCCGTCGCGCGTTCCTCAACACGAAGCGCACGCCGGAGATCTTCGTCATCCGCCTGGGCGCGGTGCTCATCACGGGGTTCATCCTGGCGACCATCTTCTGGCGCCTAGACGACTCGCCCAAGGGCGTGGAGGAGCGGCTGGGCTTCTTCGCCATCGCCATGTCCACCATGTTCTACACCTGCTCCGACGCGCTGCCCGTGTTCCTCAACGAGCGCTACATCTTCCTCCGCGAGACGGCCTACAACGCGTACCGGCGGTCCTCGTACGTGCTCTCCCACACCATCGTCGGCTTCCCCTCGCTCATAGTCCTCTCCCTGGCCTTCGCGGTAACCACGTTCTTCGCCGTGGGGCTGGCCGGCGGCGCCGAGGGGTTCTTCTTCTTCGTGGCCATCGTGCTGGCCTCGTTCTGGGCCGGGAGCGGGTTCGCGACGTTCCTGTCGGGCGTGGTGACCAACGTGCAGCTGGGGTTCCCCGTGGTGGTGTCGACGCTGGCCTACTTCCTGCTCTTCAGCGGCTTCTTCATCAACCGGGACAGGATCCCCAAGTACTGGCTGTGGTTCCACTACGCGTCGCTGGTCAAGTACCCGTACGAGGCGGTGATGATCAACGAGTTCAGCGACCCCGGGCGGTGCTTCGTGCGCGGGGTGCAGATGTTCGACAACACGCCGCTGTCCGTCCTGCCGGCGGCGATCAAGGTGCGGGTGCTGCGGGCCATGAGCTCCTCCCTCGGCATCAACATCGGCACGGCGACGTGCATCACCACCGGGCCGGACTTCCTGAAGCAGCAGGCCGTCACCGACCTCACCAAGTGGGACTGCCTCTGGATCACCGTCGCCTGGGGCTTCCTCTTCCGCATCCTCTTCTACATCTCGCTGCTGCTCGGGAGCAGGAACAAGAGGAGGTAGAGCGCGTGATCGAGCGGATCATCTTCTTGGATCCCTCGCCTTTACTGGCGCGAGCAATGTGGGATGGGGCTGTCTCTCAGTCATCTGTaatttttctttgttcattttttttcgattttttactTAACTGCGTGTGATTAAGATGGGGAGGGAGATGTTTGCTGCGTGTAAATTTGTTTCTAAGTTGTAACGATATCATGGCAAGTTGAAAGTTGAAACTGTAGTCCGACTATATGATTTTCCCGCCATCTTCCCTCTACATTTGAAACTTCAAGTTGAGAGGTGTCGACTTTGTTTGGGTATGATTGTGCTGTAGTGTGCTCCATGACGAAGAACGATGGGGAAGGTATTGGTGTGACGCATATAAGCACACATATGTTTGGTGAGCAGAAGAAATTCGACTTAGCAACCAAATCCTACCAACATGATGCATGGAAACACGGAACAAACACGCTTGGCAGCCCTTGGTAGTTGTAGCTACTCGGTTGCTCCTGTTGCCATATGTACGAAATTCTCGGCGGATGACTTCATGAAGTTGGCACCTGCGTCGGTTTGTTTGCACTATTGGGGAGGTGACCCACagaaaccctagcgccaccgccaaGAACATTGATTCACCCCCTCTCCATTGTTGGAGGATGTTACTAGCAAATCCCGCATGAAGGATGGTTGCAGCAGGGTTGTTCTGGTATGTTCGCGTATGTATATGCCTATTTTCAAGCTGATCGTTGGTTGTTTTCTCCGCTGGCAGGGGCTGCTTGGAGTAAATGAGGCGGTGCCACTCCACCCCCTCCCCGCTCAATTACGTGATTCTCCTCTTTCCCGATGTTTCGGCTCAAGGCGGATTTTGAGTCATCCACCCAAACATCATCTTCCCCCGTCCGATATGATGCTTTGCCTTCAAATTCAATGCTTTTGTTGCCGGATGTAGCTCTTTGGCTGCCCGTCGCCTTCTCCCCGTTTAGTCGTACAGTGGCCTTTGTCGGCAAGCTTCCATCCTATTTCTAACTTGCTAGCACATGCACATATTATTTTTCTCTTGTTGTTTGGATGACGACGGCCATGATATGATAGCATGCTAGTCGCGCCGCACAACGTTGTTGTAGTCATCTTAAACCTAGCATTTGTTCTTGTGCAAGTTATGGACTTGTGCTTCTACTATCGTGATCGTGATCATTGCTCCTGGATGTTGCGAGCCCTTTCAGTGTATGATTAATTCTTTTATACATGTTGTTGTCCCATGCTTTGTTCTTAGCTTGGGTTGCTTGTGTCTATCTAGGTCATAGGTCGTTGGTGGTTTCGCCGGTGATCCTTAGGTCACATATCATTGTTTATATTGTGGCTACTTTGAGGGTGTGCCATCTTTAAGGTTGCACCTGTTATGTCATTTTTGGCAATCTAAACTTCTTTCTATCTATCTAAATGAATACACACGGTTTTCCTGCATGGGTTGAAAAAATTCAACGAATGCGCACGTCGAGGGTGTTTTTCGTAGT
Proteins encoded:
- the LOC123097844 gene encoding ABC transporter G family member 5 — its product is MVTGTMLRVQPAPSTSLSLSPSLAAAATARWPGPVCELDLYAGSAEPSKMSRFVDKLPFFDRRASPMEEADDIPRSGLLHLHGGHHHYQHHHQPQTTLMAPEPSPPTTKQSSSTLAQLLKRVNEARSDASSPNSSPSHYTIELGASMPGSTGSESDHTSLTGVGDGTLLPFVLKFTDLTYSVKQRKKGPCLPSLPFRRGDAEPEAPRMKTLLDNISGEAREGEIMAVLGASGSGKSTLIDALANRIRKESLHGSVTLNGESMDNNLLKVISAYVMQDDLLYPMLTVEETLMFSAEFRLPRSLPTKEKKKRVQALIDQLGLRNAANTIIGDEGHRGVSGGERRRVSIGVDIIHDPIVLFLDEPTSGLDSTSAFMVVKVLQRIAQSGSVVVMSIHQPSYRILGLLDRLLFLSRGQTVYYGPPGSLSSFFSDFGKPIHDNENPTEFALDLVRELETMPNGACDLVEHNKSWQKRMGPKMKHADDGNGGKPSLSLQEAISASISRGKLVSGETDGNVTVPSPSSAPASAVAKFANPFWIEMGVLTRRAFLNTKRTPEIFVIRLGAVLITGFILATIFWRLDDSPKGVEERLGFFAIAMSTMFYTCSDALPVFLNERYIFLRETAYNAYRRSSYVLSHTIVGFPSLIVLSLAFAVTTFFAVGLAGGAEGFFFFVAIVLASFWAGSGFATFLSGVVTNVQLGFPVVVSTLAYFLLFSGFFINRDRIPKYWLWFHYASLVKYPYEAVMINEFSDPGRCFVRGVQMFDNTPLSVLPAAIKVRVLRAMSSSLGINIGTATCITTGPDFLKQQAVTDLTKWDCLWITVAWGFLFRILFYISLLLGSRNKRR